The Christiangramia salexigens genome includes the window ACCCCTAAACAGTTACTGGAAATTGAGGGCACAGAATTTTCTTCACTTTACAAAAAACGGATGTCTGCATATAAATATGGCCCTGGAGTATTCAAGATGGACTGGGCATTAAAGGCTCCTATTCCTTTTTTGAATGAAGACTGCCGGAAAGCCGGAACCATACACATAGGCCTTTCCACAGAAGAGATCGAGCAATCTGAGAAACTGGTAGATCTGGGGAAGATGTATGATAAGCCATATGTTCTGCTGGCTCAGCATAGCCGATTTGATAATACACGGGCACCGGATAATATGCATACGGCCTGGGCCTATTGCCATGTCCCCCATGGCTGTGACGACGATCAAACTAAACTTATAGAAGATCAGATAGAGCGGGTCGCGCCCGGATTTAAGGAACTCATTCTGGCAAGATCTACCAAGAATGCTTCAGCACTTAACCGATTCAACCCAAATATCATTGGCGGGGACATCAATGGCGGGAAACAGGATATAAGTCAGTTATTTACCAGACCCATTGCCAAGCTTTCCCCCTATGCTACATCAAATAAACGTATCTATATCTGTTCCTCATCAACTCCACCGGGTGGCGGGGTTCACGGAATGTGTGGTTTTCATGCCGCGCAAAAGGTGTTGAAGGATCATTTTTCGGTATAAAAAAAGCCATCCTAAAAGATGGCTTTTTCACAAAATATAAAAGAAAACTACTGTAGGGCCGGTTCTCTTTCAGTCTTAATTTCATAATCCAGGTAACCTTCAGGCCCCGGTGTATAAAATGTATCGGGATCGTATTCTGATAATTCCACACCTTGTTCAAATCTTTCTACAAGATCCGGGTTGGAAATATATGGTTTACCAAAAGCCACCAGATCGGCGTTACCTTCAGCGATCACCTTATTCCCTTTTTCCTGATCGAATCCACCATTAATCATGATCGTACCATGATACATTGGGCGGTATCTTTTAGCGATTTCGGTCTCTGCATGTGGAACATCTGATACATCATTAAAAGGTTCCGATAGATGCAAATAAGAAAGATCGTATTCATTTAATTTTTTAATGATATAATCGAAGGTAGGAATGGTCTCTTCATCCAGAACGGTTCCAAATATCCCGTTCAGCGAAGGATTCAGTCTGATTCCTATCCTATTTTCGGGCATTACTTGCTTAACCTCATCAAGAATTTCGAACAAGATCCTCGCGCGATTCTCTATACTTCCACCATACTCGTCTGTTCGCTCATTTGAGCTCGCATTAAAGAACTGATGCAATAAATACCCGTTAGAAGAATGTATCTCTATCCCATCAAAACCGGCATCCATTGCGTTTTTTGCAGCCTTTTTAAAATCCTGAATGGTATTCTTTACCTCTTGTGTAGTCATTGCGCGCGGAGTCACGGTATCCTTGAAACCTTCAGGAGTATAAGATTGTTCATTTGGATTTATTGCAGAAGGAGCTAACGGCAATTCACCATTATGAAAATCGGGATGGGACATACGCCCCACATGCCATAGCTGAATAAAGATCCTTCCATCTGCATTATGCACTTCTTCGGTAACTTGTTTCCAGCCCTCAACCTGCTCTTTGGAATAGATACCGGGGGTATTAATATAACCCACAGCCTGTTTAGAGATCTGTGAACCTTCAGTAATAATAAGGCCCGCACTGGATCTTATCTTATAATATTCACCCTGCTTCTCGCGGGTAGGTTTATTCTCTTCATTAATAGCCCTGCTTCTCGTCATTGGCGCCATTACCACGCGGTTTGGAAGTTCCAGGTCGTTCAATTTATATGATCTTAGCAATTCCTGAGTGTTACTCATTATATCTGATTTTTTAAATTCAACAATTTCTGAAAGGTCCTGTTTATAAGGTTTTTCAGAATTCAAACAAATATAAGAAGTAGGATGGGCTCAACTTA containing:
- a CDS encoding alkene reductase codes for the protein MSNTQELLRSYKLNDLELPNRVVMAPMTRSRAINEENKPTREKQGEYYKIRSSAGLIITEGSQISKQAVGYINTPGIYSKEQVEGWKQVTEEVHNADGRIFIQLWHVGRMSHPDFHNGELPLAPSAINPNEQSYTPEGFKDTVTPRAMTTQEVKNTIQDFKKAAKNAMDAGFDGIEIHSSNGYLLHQFFNASSNERTDEYGGSIENRARILFEILDEVKQVMPENRIGIRLNPSLNGIFGTVLDEETIPTFDYIIKKLNEYDLSYLHLSEPFNDVSDVPHAETEIAKRYRPMYHGTIMINGGFDQEKGNKVIAEGNADLVAFGKPYISNPDLVERFEQGVELSEYDPDTFYTPGPEGYLDYEIKTEREPALQ